The Papaver somniferum cultivar HN1 chromosome 3, ASM357369v1, whole genome shotgun sequence genome includes a region encoding these proteins:
- the LOC113358178 gene encoding protein FAR1-RELATED SEQUENCE 11-like has product MSEGGTNLVLETSGNEIDLSPEDTGTIEEIREAESAVLLHQTSVNLVPAIGQRFVSQDAAYEFYCSFAKQCGFSIRRHRTRGKDGVGRGITRRDFTCHRGGYPQLKPSEDGKLQRNRKSSRCGCPAYLRIVRRADFDVPEWRITGFTNTHNHELLKSNEVRLLPAYCTLSADDKSRICMFAKAGMSVRQMLRLMELEKGVKLGNLPFTEIDVRNLLQSFRNVDRDNDAIDLLSMCKNIKDDDPDFKYDFKIGTNNRLECIAWSYSSSLRQYEDFRDVLVFDTTHRLEAYDMLIGIWIGVDNHGMNCFFGCVLLRDENMQSFSWALKTFLGFVKGVAPQAILTDQNIWLKDAISIEMPSTKHAFCIWHIIAKFSDWFSPLLGSAYDAWRAEFHQLYKSDTVDDFEVGWTEMTNTYGLHGNKHIASLHALRMYWALPFLRSYFFAGMTSTFQPEKINTFIQRLLGAQSELDHFVEQVSVIADFRDQVGAKIKMQGKLNKVSLKTGSPIESHVATVFTPYAFCKLQEELVSAPQYASFQMEQDCFHVRHHTRADGGRKVMWVPSEELISCSCHQFEFSGILCRHILRILSTNNCFHIPDQYLPNRWRRTNSICRKSPCTTATTVENGERFQKLQSMVSSLMAEAVETEDCLEFACDQISMVLSRIKGIPNLSHHETDVTYDGPSDPLILPEVEDDDDGIIQGFTSVSAHENFGKANDKRMKDGFEFPKKRRRCTLPWCGQFGHDAVDCPMVEGDGLNGDELGFL; this is encoded by the exons ATGTCTGAAGGAGGAACAAATCTAGTGTTAGAAACTTCTGGAAATGAGATAGACTTGTCTCCGGAGGATACTGGGACAATAGAAGAGATACGTGAGGCAGAGAGTGCTGTTTTATTGCACCAAACATCTGTGAATCTTGTTCCAGCAATTGGACAAAGATTTGTTTCTCAAGATGCTGCTTATGAGTTCTACTGTAGTTTTGCGAAACAATGTGGGTTTTCGATTAGAAGGCATCGTACACGAGGGAAAGATGGTGTCGGAAGGGGTATAACGAGAAGGGATTTCACTTGTCATCGTGGTGGGTATCCGCAGTTAAAACCATCTGAAGATGGGAAGTTACAAAGGAATAGGAAGTCTTCGCGTTGTGGGTGTCCTGCGTATTTGAGAATTGTTAGAAGGGCGGATTTTGATGTACCTGAATGGCGTATTACTGGGTTTACCAATACACATAACCACGAGCTTTTAAAATCGAATGAAGTTCGTCTTCTGCCTGCTTATTGTACGTTATCTGCAGATGACAAAAGTCGCATCTGCATGTTTGCAAAAGCAGGGATGTCTGTTCGCCAAATGCTAAGACTAATGGAGTTGGAAAAAGGTGTGAAGCTTGGGAATTTACCGTTTACTGAGATAGATGTGAGAAACCTCTTGCAATCTTTCAGAAATGTTGATCGCGATAATGATGCTATTGATCTTCTTTCAATGTGCAAAAACATCAAGGATGATGATCCTGACTTCAAATATGATTTCAAGATAGGCACGAATAATAGGTTGGAGTGTATTGCTTGGTCTTACTCCTCATCACTTAGACAATATGAAGATTTTAGGGATGTACTGGTTTTTGACACAACTCATCGCTTGGAGGCCTATGATATGCTTATAGGGATCTGGATTGGGGTGGACAATCATGGCATGAATTGCTTTTTCGGGTGTGTTCTCCTGAGGGACGAAAATATGCAATCTTTTTCCTGGGCACTAAAG ACCTTCTTGGGCTTCGTTAAGGGAGTGGCTCCACAAGCAATATTGACTGATCAGAACATTTGGCTGAAAGATGCAATTTCTATAGAAATGCCTAGCACCAAACATGCCTTTTGCATTTGGCACATAATCGCGAAGTTCTCAGATTGGTTTTCACCATTGCTCGGGTCAGCTTATGATGCTTGGAGAGCAGAGTTCCATCAGCTATATAAATCGGACACGGTGGATGACTTTGAAGTAGGATGGACAGAGATGACTAATACATATGGACTCCACGGAAACAAGCACATTGCAAGTTTACATGCATTACGGATGTACTGGGCCTTGCCCTTCTTGAGATCATATTTCTTTGCAGGAATGACAAGTACATTTCAACCCGAGAAAATAAATACTTTTATCCAACGACTTTTGGGTGCACAGTCTGAACTTGACCATTTTGTGGAGCAA GTATCTGTTATTGCTGATTTCCGAGACCAAGTGGGAGCTAAAATAAAGATGCAAGGGAAACTCAACAAAGTGTCTCTTAAAACGGGATCACCTATTGAATCACATGTTGCTACAGTTTTTACACCTTATGCCTTCTGTAAGCTCCAAGAAGAGCTTGTGTCAGCACCACAATATGCATCATTTCAAATGGAACAGGATTGTTTCCATGTGAGACACCATACTCGAGCAGATGGAGGGCGGAAAGTTATGTGGGTTCCTTCAGAAGAACTGATTAGCTGTAGCTGTCATCAATTTGAGTTCTCCGGTATCCTTTGTAGGCACATTCTTCGAATCCTGTCAACAAATAACTGTTTCCACATCCCAGACCAATATCTACCCAACCGCTGGCGTCGTACTAACTCAATTTGTAGGAAATCCCCGTGCACTACTGCTACTACTGTGGAAAACGGTGAAAGATTTCAGAAATTGCAATCTATGGTTTCATCGTTGATGGCAGAAGCAGTTGAAACTGAAGACTGTCTTGAGTTTGCTTGCGACCAAATTTCCATGGTGTTATCTCGTATTAAAGGAATTCCAAATCTTTCTCATCATGAGACTGATGTCACTTACGATGGCCCTTCCGACCCACTGATTTTACCTGAAGTGGAAGATGACGATGATGGTATAATTCAGGGATTCACTAGTGTAAGTGCACATGAAAATTTTGGAAAGGCAAACGATAAAAGAATGAAAGATGGGTTTGAGTTCCCTAAGAAACGGAGGCGATGCACCTTGCCTTGGTGCGGGCAATTTGGGCATGACGCAGTCGATTGCCCAATGGTGGAAGGTGATGGCTTAAATGGGGACGAGCTTGGGTTCTTGTAG
- the LOC113358179 gene encoding uncharacterized protein LOC113358179 isoform X1, giving the protein MEQVRGRYCYYAILGISKHASQSEIRKAYRKLALKWHPDRWNLRNSTMGNEAKQRFQQIQEAYAVLSDERKRSVYDVGLYDPLQEEDEGFSDFMQEMLMMANARNQQNSFEDLQKMFHELTRGDSVQFHNEDDDKDTDQTARKRVRRTGSPSQFSSMPAPVYS; this is encoded by the exons ATGGAGCAAGTGAGAGGAAGATATTGTTACTATGCCATCCTTGGAATTTCTAAACACGCATCACAATCTGAAATCCGCAAGGCTTACAGAAAACTAGCTCTG AAATGGCATCCGGATAGATGGAACTTAAGGAATTCGACAATGGGTAATGAAGCTAAGCAAAGGTTTCAACAAATTCAAGAAGCTTATGCAGTTTTGTCAGATGAAAGGAAGAGATCAGTGTATGATGTTGGATTATATGATCCATTACAAGAAGAGGACGAG GGCTTCTCTGATTTTATGCAGGAGATGTTGATGATGGCAAATGCACGGAATCAG CAGAATAGTTTTGAAGATCTTCAAAAGATGTTTCATGAGCTAACAAGGGGCGACAGCGTACAATTTCACAATGAGGATGATGACAAAGATACTGATCAAACAGCTAGAAAGAGAGTTCGTAGAACTGGTTCACCATCTCAGTTCAGCAGCATGCCTGCCCCTGTATATTCATAA
- the LOC113358179 gene encoding uncharacterized protein LOC113358179 isoform X2, with protein MEQVRGRYCYYAILGISKHASQSEIRKAYRKLALKWHPDRWNLRNSTMGNEAKQRFQQIQEAYAVLSDERKRSVYDVGLYDPLQEEDEGFSDFMQEMLMMANARNQNSFEDLQKMFHELTRGDSVQFHNEDDDKDTDQTARKRVRRTGSPSQFSSMPAPVYS; from the exons ATGGAGCAAGTGAGAGGAAGATATTGTTACTATGCCATCCTTGGAATTTCTAAACACGCATCACAATCTGAAATCCGCAAGGCTTACAGAAAACTAGCTCTG AAATGGCATCCGGATAGATGGAACTTAAGGAATTCGACAATGGGTAATGAAGCTAAGCAAAGGTTTCAACAAATTCAAGAAGCTTATGCAGTTTTGTCAGATGAAAGGAAGAGATCAGTGTATGATGTTGGATTATATGATCCATTACAAGAAGAGGACGAG GGCTTCTCTGATTTTATGCAGGAGATGTTGATGATGGCAAATGCACGGAATCAG AATAGTTTTGAAGATCTTCAAAAGATGTTTCATGAGCTAACAAGGGGCGACAGCGTACAATTTCACAATGAGGATGATGACAAAGATACTGATCAAACAGCTAGAAAGAGAGTTCGTAGAACTGGTTCACCATCTCAGTTCAGCAGCATGCCTGCCCCTGTATATTCATAA